From Amycolatopsis sp. cg9, one genomic window encodes:
- a CDS encoding acyl-CoA synthetase, with product MDQPFSEGTAALVGRARQHALGDLLRRTALRVPDKVAVVDGARRFSFAEFEAAANRFAHALAARGLRKGDRLALLGHNCWQYGALAFATAKLGVLLVPVNFMLGADEIAYLLRHAEVAAFVAEGALEPTARKALELAEIDEVIRGRIGPGGLWEDVDGWLSEGDGTAPEVFVADDDPLRIMYTSGTESRPKGVLLSSRSLLAQYVSCVVDGGMSADDVEVHSLPLYHCAQLDCFFSVDVYLGATSVILPGPDPAALLAAVERERATKLFAPPTVWISLLRHENFDRTDLSSLRKGYYGASAMPVEVLRELRRRLPDVELWNFYGQTEMAPLATILRPHEQLDRAGSAGRPSLNVETRIVDDEDEPVAPGVVGEIVHRSPHATLGYYRDEDKTAEAFRAGWFHSGDLGVVDEDGYLSVVDRKKDMIKTGGENVASREVEEALYLLDGVAEAAVFGIGHPHWIEAVTAAVVPREGVTLTAAQVIDHAKSHLAGYKCPKYVVFTDHLPKNPSGKIVKRELREQHKGLAASD from the coding sequence ATGGATCAGCCGTTCTCCGAGGGCACCGCCGCTCTCGTCGGCCGGGCTCGGCAGCACGCGCTCGGTGATCTGCTCCGCCGGACCGCGTTGCGGGTGCCGGACAAGGTCGCCGTCGTCGATGGGGCGCGGCGGTTCAGCTTCGCCGAGTTCGAGGCCGCCGCCAACCGCTTCGCCCACGCGCTCGCCGCCCGGGGGTTGCGCAAGGGTGACCGGCTCGCGCTGCTCGGCCACAACTGCTGGCAGTACGGCGCGCTCGCCTTCGCCACCGCCAAGCTCGGCGTCCTGCTCGTGCCGGTCAACTTCATGCTCGGTGCCGACGAGATCGCCTACCTCCTCCGCCACGCCGAGGTCGCCGCGTTCGTCGCCGAGGGCGCGCTCGAGCCGACCGCGCGAAAGGCGCTCGAACTGGCCGAAATCGACGAAGTAATCCGAGGGCGGATCGGGCCGGGCGGATTGTGGGAGGACGTCGACGGGTGGCTGTCCGAAGGGGACGGCACCGCGCCCGAGGTCTTCGTCGCCGACGACGATCCGCTGCGGATCATGTACACCTCCGGCACGGAGTCGCGGCCGAAGGGCGTGCTGCTGTCGAGCCGGTCCCTGCTCGCGCAGTACGTCTCGTGCGTGGTCGACGGCGGCATGAGCGCCGACGACGTCGAGGTGCATTCCCTGCCGCTGTACCACTGCGCGCAGCTCGACTGCTTCTTCTCCGTCGACGTCTACCTCGGCGCGACCAGCGTGATCCTGCCCGGCCCGGACCCGGCCGCGCTGCTCGCCGCCGTCGAACGGGAACGCGCGACGAAGCTGTTCGCGCCGCCGACGGTGTGGATCTCCCTGCTGCGCCACGAAAATTTCGACCGCACCGACCTCTCCAGCCTGCGAAAGGGTTACTACGGCGCCTCCGCGATGCCGGTCGAAGTGCTGCGCGAACTGCGCCGCCGGCTGCCGGACGTCGAGCTCTGGAACTTCTACGGCCAGACCGAAATGGCGCCGCTGGCGACGATCCTGCGCCCGCACGAGCAGCTCGACCGCGCCGGTTCGGCCGGGCGGCCGTCGCTCAACGTCGAGACCCGGATCGTCGACGACGAGGACGAGCCGGTCGCCCCCGGCGTGGTCGGCGAGATCGTGCACCGCAGCCCGCACGCCACCCTCGGCTACTACCGCGACGAGGACAAGACGGCCGAAGCCTTCCGCGCCGGCTGGTTCCACTCCGGCGACCTCGGCGTCGTCGACGAGGACGGCTACCTGTCCGTCGTGGACCGCAAGAAGGACATGATCAAGACCGGCGGCGAAAACGTCGCGAGCCGCGAAGTCGAGGAGGCCCTCTACCTCCTCGACGGCGTCGCCGAGGCCGCGGTGTTCGGCATCGGCCATCCACACTGGATCGAAGCCGTGACCGCCGCCGTCGTGCCGCGCGAAGGCGTCACCCTCACCGCAGCGCAAGTGATCGACCACGCGAAGTCACACCTCGCCGGTTACAAATGCCCCAAGTACGTCGTATTCACGGACCACCTTCCCAAGAATCCGAGCGGTAAGATCGTCAAACGAGAATTGCGGGAACAGCACAAGGGACTCGCGGCGAGCGACTGA